From a region of the Trichoderma atroviride chromosome 6, complete sequence genome:
- a CDS encoding uncharacterized protein (BUSCO:EOG092D36TR), with amino-acid sequence MASPTVTVQPVDRSEGPFVLQPWIESVPLSADGAEGDIKINCVEYFDGNLYVGTSAAELLHFVSIPPDPSDPSGRPVFIPASRLSPAFAENTPARPGVQQILLLPRVGKACILCNGTVTFYSLPELSPVFGTKQVKNCGWIGGVDLNEEGLGDGATNTGETVTALLSLNRRIQVVRIDEDVRAVKNIDFAGSTLSVRRDSIACVADSKTYALLDVDRQLKIPLMNMSSLEENPNAAEFGHVQDIAKGASSGRSASRSRAQPRSSSKGHNRSASLGTTGPSRNSPAPSSRGTSPMPPASQTLSHPGQPSSPRPPEEHSSTPPPGDKPLPPPPPSASPAPQVVTVFLKPHIASPTPEEFLLVMGTTPSEPGVGMFVNLDGDPTRPTITFDKYPEQVVVDGSSSDAGSSEDADGYVFASMTKDVQGVPRSGVEIQSWSAGNEAHPEKQWLEADDPGLSGTYGIRALTNSQETQSDEVVEKLSMRKFMPFPSSAESSAPKSPTLKPSSSRTTLSIEQLSKERELFERDADSQDGEPLPEGWEAARTTEGEEFARRLAKSKTRVAVWRGNRIWWAVRNPLIVQLDKRLEAARQAAYSDKKDIDKRAIIMVLSAIRDREPKTELEFTSFGYIQQKAGVILLINLLLSAPDTEFSDEELNALQEVLVESKLDPRVVLSLIPGVRNEIIEGRRGIWVYGGVKESPEAFLANPAFQTLSQEGIRGLPLKTLHFLRRYLHAWRKLKGFGSVLVEAEVFRTVDAALLLVLLELDRHSPKGLGKGGAVRAEIGALVDGGIDCLDRAVSLLESYHRFFALSRLYHSRKMSADVLATWKRVLEGEEDDAQELVDGEQRIRDYLAKISNQELVQEYGLWLANRNPRLGVQVFAEDKSKAPKFEPTKAVELLRAEAPGAVRYYLEHLVFDKGYEAYVNELISYYLEIVMDDLKSDESRDRVLAAYDAYRALQNPKPTYRHFLTENAPENDEVWQSRLRLLQLLGGPHEYDVAAIRDRTDKLSGDLLVPEAIILAGRERKHEEALRLLVHKLGDYDTALSYCLRGGATIYSPVQGRRDSVPEIEQQRRLFQVVFREFLAIDDVSDRVEQTSALLDRFGGWFEVDDVLALIPDRWSVDIVAGFLVGAMRKLVQEKNEAMMKRALSGTENLRVSYDLVVKIGEKGPRIEEAPSQE; translated from the exons ATGGCCTCGCCAACCGTTACTGTGCAGCCCGTGGACCGGTCAGAGGGGCCGTTTGTGCTGCAGCCATGGATAGAGTCAGTGCCTCTCTCAGCAGATGGTGCTGAGGGCGATATCAAGATCAACTGCGTCGAGTATTTCG ACGGCAATCTCTACGTCGGCACTTCTGCCGCTGAGCTCCTTCACTTCGTTAGCATCCCTCCAGATCCCTCCGACCCGTCCGGACGACCGGTGTTCATTCCAGCCTCCAGGCTCTCCCCGGCATTCGCTGAAAACACCCCAGCTCGGCCTGGGGTGCAACAAATCCTGCTACTACCTCGCGTCGGCAAGGCATGTATATTATGCAACGGAACGGTCACCTTTTACTCTCTCCCAGAGTTGAGCCCTGTCTTTGGAACGAAGCAGGTCAAGAACTGCGGCTGGATCGGTGGCGTTGACTTGAACGAAGAGGGACTTGGTGATGGAGCTACAAACACAGGCGAGACGGTCAcggctcttctttctctcaatAGGCGAATCCAGGTTGTTAGAATTGACGAAGATGTGCGCGCTGTCAAG AATATCGATTTTGCCGGCAGCACTCTTTCTGTGCGACGAGATTCTATAGCATGTGTTGCAGACTCAAAGACCTACGCTCTTCTCGACGTGGACCGACAGCTAAAGATTCCTCTCATGAACATGTCATCCTTGGAAGAAAATCCTAATGCTGCCGAATTTGGCCATGTGCAAGACATTGCCAAGGGCGCAAGCAGCGGCCGAAGTGCCTCAAGAAGCCGAGCACAGCCCAGAAGCAGTTCAAAAGGCCATAACCGAAGTGCTAGCCTGGGAACTACAGGCCCGTCTAGAAACTCGCCAGCTCCCAGTTCTCGAGGAACAAGCCCAATGCCGCCTGCTTCACAGACGCTTTCTCATCCGGGACAGCCTTCGAGCCCTCGACCTCCCGAGGAGCATAGTTCTACTCCACCGCCCGGCGACAAACCGCTACCACCGCCCCCTCCTTCAGCTAGCCCAGCTCCACAGGTTGTGACAGTCTTTCTAAAGCCACATATTGCCTCGCCAACCCCAGAAGAGTTCCTTCTAGTCATGGGTACTACTCCTTCTGAACCTGGTGTTGGCATGTTTGTAAATCTTGATGGCGATCCTACTCGGCCAACAATCACATTCGATAAATACCCCGAGCAAGTCGTGGTTGACGGCAGTTCATCAGATGCTGGCTCATCCGAAGACGCGGACGGCTATGTGTTTGCCTCCATGACAAAAGATGTCCAGGGTGTCCCTCGCAGCGGGGTAGAGATTCAAAGTTGGAGTGCCGGTAATGAAGCACATCCCGAAAAGCAATGGTTAGAGGCAGATGATCCTGGCCTGAGCGGGACATACGGAATCCGTGCTCTTACAAACAGCCAGGAGACCCAGTCCGACGAGGTTGTTGAGAAACTCAGCATGAGAAAATTCATGCCATTTCCCAGCTCAGCTGAATCTTCCGCTCCAAAATCGCCGACGTTAAAGCCCTCGAGCTCTCGGACTACTCTCTCAATCGAACAGCTATCAAAGGAGAGGGAACTTTTCGAGCGTGACGCTGATTCACAAGACGGAGAGCCACTTCCAGAGGGGTGGGAAGCTGCACGAACTACAGAAGGAGAGGAATTCGCCCGCCGCCTTGCGAAATCCAAGACGCGTGTTGCTGTATGGCGTGGCAATCGGATCTGGTGGGCTGTGCGGAATCCTCTTATTGTCCAACTCGATAAGCGATTAGAAGCTGCTCGCCAGGCAGCATACAGTGACAAGAAAGACATTGATAAACGCGCAATTATTATGGTTTTATCAGCTATTCGCGATCGTGAGCCAAAGACAGAGCTCGAATTTACTTCGTTTGGCTATATACAACAAAAAGCTGGAGTCATCCTTTTGAtcaatctccttctctcGGCGCCAGACACGGAATTCTCAGACGAGGAGTTGAATGCGTTACAAGAAGTTCTAGTCGAAAGTAAACTTGATCCCCGGGTTGTCCTTTCCCTAATTCCAGGCGTTCGAAATGAAATTATTGAAGGTCGTCGAGGTATTTGGGTTTATGGCGGTGTCAAAGAATCTCCCGAAGCTTTCCTGGCAAATCCGGCATTCCAAACGCTATCTCAAGAAGGCATTAGAGGCCTTCCGCTCAAAACTCTGCATTTCCTGAGACGCTATCTACATGCTTGGAGAAAATTAAAGGGCTTTGGAAGCGTATTAGTCGAGGCCGAAGTGTTTCGAACGGTAGACGCAGCATTACTACTTGTTCTACTAGAGCTTGATAGGCACTCACCCAAAGGTTTAGGAAAGGGGGGTGCCGTCCGGGCAGAGATAGGTGCTCTCGTGGACGGCGGCATAGACTGCTTGGATCGAGCTGTCAGCCTCCTCGAATCATATCACAGATTCTTTGCTCTGAGTCGATTATATCACAGCCGCAAAATGTCGGCCGATGTTTTGGCGACTTGGAAGCGCGTCCTcgaaggagaggaagatgacgccCAAGAGTTGGTTGACGGTGAGCAAAGAATACGGGATTACCTCGCCAAGATTAGCAACCAAGAGCTTGTTCAAGAGTACGGCCTGTGGTTAGCCAACAGAAATCCAAGACTTGGCGTGCAAGTATTCGCCGAAGACAAGAGTAAAGCACCCAAATTTGAGCCTACCAAAGCAGTAGAGCTGCTGCGTGCCGAAGCTCCAGGCGCGGTTAGATACTACTTGGAACATTTGGTGTTCGACAAAGGGTACGAAGCATATGTTAACGAGCTTATTTCCTACTATCTGGAGATTGTCATGGACGATCTCAAATCTGACGAGAGCCGGGACCGTGTCCTAGCCGCATATGATGCCTACAGAGCTCTTCAAAATCCTAAACCAACGTATAGGCATTTCTTGACTGAAAATGCCCCTGAAAACGACGAGGTCTGGCAAAGCCGCCTTCGACTACTTCAACTCCTCGGCGGCCCTCACGAGTACGACGTTGCCGCGATTAGAGATCGCACCGACAAGTTATCAGGCGACCTGCTCGTCCCCgaggccatcatcctcgccggCCGAGAACGCAAGCACGAAGAGGCTTTGCGTCTCCTGGTCCACAAACTCGGCGACTACGATACCGCCCTGTCGTACTGCCTCCGCGGCGGCGCAACCATCTACTCTCCCGTGCAAGGGCGCCGCGACAGCGTTCCCGAAATCGAACAGCAGCGTCGCCTCTTCCAGGTCGTCTTCCGGGAATTCCTCGCCATTGATGACGTGAGCGACCGCGTCGAGCAGACCAGCGCTCTTCTCGACCGCTTCGGCGGATGGTTCGAAGTCGACGACGTGCTAGCCCTCATCCCAGACCGATGGTCCGTCGACATTGTTGCCGGGTTCCTCGTCGGGGCTATGCGGAAACTGGTgcaggagaagaatgaagccatgatgaagagagcTCTAAGTGGCACGGAGAATTTGAGAGTGAGTTACGATTTGGTTGTCAAGATTGGGGAGAAGGGACCCAGGATTGAGGAGGCGCCAAGTCAGGAGTAG
- a CDS encoding uncharacterized protein (TransMembrane:6 (i7-25o37-63i101-121o141-163i175-194o284-304i)~BUSCO:EOG092D3DMS) gives MFKLRLGWYAGVSTALAGAVVLSAFHQRANFYSAMVYLAQSNFCLLVLVNFTLFLYTSFIYALTQICFGTLRAIEVEQLTERAWFAITETCLAMTIFREEIGAWFLVMFTALVTGKVWGWIGDGRVDFLEQQPPTNPRLFHLRLSISLAASFIYDIWILRYTVLTVIQQARPNMMVMFLFEFAILATNSMRTGFRYLVSITEQRILDLQTRKLLAERKAEISRQRDEMIRQREAAAAAGEPAPENEEPLPNPDEIDEMDIEVPGWSAKGELILWLDLLTDFAKLGIYISFFLMLLMFYGLPIHIMRDLFMTTRDFLKRLNALLRYRRAIQEMNKYADATVQDLAQENTCIICREEMRFWDPAENVGVVDRIRPKKLPCGHILHLGCLRSWLERQQVCPTCRSPVTGEQPRPRNGRRQAGLRIQFGQAPQRGQNQRGNENDNGNNDNHVHGDGQHAHHHPQGGRGGGQPRVFTLGPIRVGFGANDQQVRQLAQEFGMPQIAGDQEPNAATTASQNQSQLPPSGDNLQQVGNLLQQAEQMLQRELQTLQSTQHELQIANMLNTEIQRLRQRRLQPQDAAQNGLNQYPVPYYPPTGVPVGLPPLPMPVPQLGGLPPFPPPFPGMPPRMNSPLMTRHGAGPSTTAIPAGSSELPEGLVLPPGWSLTPLQRLDNAQTAPQFPPQTTGVPHTGDLANGSQAASISVQPTPTVPHSQETAPAESSPFPAPASNAARTRGDQPPTPVISSDHPPVVSPSPMLPNWGGSNQLFGNGSRLDQGDTASQASTQAAPPTEGENVPESSSSNNAQESAPEADLKREPSILELEQSEAAHTEEDPSDKGKSRAVTVEEADDEEN, from the exons ATGTTTAAACTGCGGCTGGGCTGGTACGCCGGG GTGTCGACTGCCCTGGCGGGTGCAGTCGTTCTCTCGGCATTTCACCAGCGGGCCAACTTCTACTCGGCTATGGTGTATCTTGCGCAGAGTAACTTCTGTCTGCTG GTTTTGGTCAATTTCACATTGTTCTTGTACACTAGCTTCATCTATGCCTTGACGCAGATATGCTTTGGCACGCTGCGCGCGATCGAGGTCGAACAACTTACCGAGCGAGCATGGTTTGCTATCACCGAGACATGTCTGGCCATGACAATCTTTCGAGAGGAGATTGGGGCCTGGTTCCTCGTCATGTTCACGGCTCTGGTCACGGGCAAGGTCTGGGGCTGGATTGGAGATGGCCGTGTAGACTTCCTCGAGCAGCAACCCCCTACGAATCCTCGACTCTTCCACCTGCGACTCAGCATCTCCCTTGCGGCCAGTTTCATCTACGATATCTGGATACTTCGATATACGGTCCTCACGGTCATTCAGCAGGCTAGGCCCAATATGATGGTCATGTTTCTGTTTGAGTTTGCCATCCTCGCCACCAACTCTATGAGAACGGGATTCCGCTACTTGGTATCAATCACGGAGCAGCGCATCCTCGACCTGCAGACTCGCAAGCTTTTGGCGGAGCGAAAGGCCGAGATCAGCAGGCAGAGGGATGAGATGATTCGTCAACGCgaagcagctgcggcagctggagagcCAGCCCCGGAGAATGAAGAACCCTTGCCCAATCCTGATGAGATTGACGAAATGGACATTGAAGTGCCCGGCTGGTCGGCAAAGGGTGAACTGATTCTTTGGCTGGACTTGCTCACTG ACTTTGCCAAGCTGGGAATTTacatctccttcttcttgatgcttCTCATGTTCTATGGTCTCCCGATTCATATCATGCGAGACTTGTTCATGACGACGAGAGACTTCTTGAAGAGGCTCAACGCGCTTCTCCGCTACAGACGGGCTATTCAAGAGATGAACAAATACGCAGATGCTACTGTGCAAGATCTCGCACAAGAAAATACATGCATCATTTGCCGCGAAGAAATGCGTTTCTGGGACCCTGCAGAGAATGTAGGTGTTGTCGATCGTATACGCCCCAAGAAACTTCCATGCGGCCACATTCTAcatcttggctgcctcaGAAGCTGGCTGGAACGGCAGCAGGTGTGCCCGACATGTAGAAGCCCAGTCACGGGCGAACAACCACGGCCTCGTAATGGCCGTCGTCAAGCTGGTCTCAGAATACAGTTTGGCCAGGCACCGCAACGAGGCCAGAATCAACGCGGAAACGAAAACGACAATGGAAACAATGATAACCATGTACATGGCGACGGGCAACATgcgcatcatcatcctcaaggGGGACGAGGTGGCGGACAGCCCCGCGTCTTTACTCTTGGTCCTATAAGAGTTGGATTTGGAGCTAATGACCAGCAAGTTCGGCAGCTCGCTCAAGAGTTTGGCATGCCGCAAATTGCTGGTGATCAGGAACCAAACGCAGCTACGACAGCCTCTCAGAACCAGTCTCAGTTACCTCCGTCGGGTGACAATTTACAGCAGGTCGGAAATCTTTTACAGCAGGCAGAGCAGATGCTGCAACGCGAATTGCAGACTTTACAAAGTACACAGCACGAACTGCAAATCGCCAACATGCTCAATACTGAGATTCAGCGGCTTCGCCAGAGACGGCTGCAGCCACAGGACGCCGCACAGAATGGCCTGAACCAATATCCTGTACCCTACTATCCACCAACTGGAGTCCCGGTAGGCCTGCCACCGCTGCCCATGCCGGTACCTCAGCTTGGTGGTTTGCCACCATTCCCCCCTCCTTTTCCGGGCATGCCACCAAGAATGAACAGCCCATTGATGACTCGACACGGAGCTGGCCCCTCCACGACAGCAATCCCTGCTGGTAGCTCTGAGTTGCCAGAAGGACTGGTGCTGCCTCCTGGATGGTCCTTGACGCCTCTACAGAGGCTAGACAATGCTCAGACTGCGCCGCAGTTCCCACCTCAAACTACTGGCGTGCCTCACACTGGAGACCTTGCAAACGGAAGCCAGGCTGCATCAATTTCAGTACAGCCAACGCCGACGGTGCCGCATAGTCAAGAAACTGCGCCAGCTGAGTCTTCGCCGTTTCCCGCTCCTGCTTCTAATGCTGCGAGAACACGAGGAGATCAACCGCCGACTCCTGTAATTTCGTCAGATCACCCTCCCGTGGTGTCACCTAGCCCAATGCTGCCAAACTGGGGCGGGTCCAATCAGCTTTTCGGAAACGGATCTCGACTGGATCAAGGAGACACGGCGAGCCAAGCCAGCACACAGGCTGCTCCGCCGACAGAAGGCGAGAATGTGCCTgaaagtagtagtagcaataATGCTCAAGAATCTGCACCCGAGGCTGATCTCAAAAGAGAGCCGAGTATCTTGGAGCTTGAGCAGAGCGAGGCGGCTCACACAGAAGAAGACCCATCCGACAAGGGAAAGAGCAGGGCTGTTACagtggaagaagctgatgatgaggaaaacTGA